The following nucleotide sequence is from cyanobacterium endosymbiont of Braarudosphaera bigelowii.
TTTTTAACCATCTTCCTATTACTTTCTTGGAATTATTTTGCCACTTCTCAATATAAAAACCCAACAATAATATTAACCCCCAGAATCCGGGCATTGGCCAAGTTGCTAGAATTTGTTCTTTTCCTGCTAAGATGTTTAAACCTAGTATTAAAGGTAAAGATATCCAGAGTATAAATAATTTCTTTTTCCATAAATATTTTTCATCTTCTGTCTCAGTTTTGTTATTTATAAATACAAATAGTTTAGTAAATATTGTTTTTACAGTCACCCACCATAAGGGAATACTAATAGTTGGAAACAATAACCCAAGATTAGTTAAAAATACAGTTATGGTATTCAATATGTTATAAGGTTTAGATACAGGTGAAAATCTTCCAAAAAGCTGAAACTTTAGTGATATCCAATCGTGTTGATAATTCCAAAATATCAACGGGAACAATGCTGTGATGAAAAAAGTAAATCCAAGTAGGCACCAACCAGAAAATATGGCACGGCGATAAGTTTGGTTGCATAGACAAAATGTAAATAGACAAAAGCCTAATACAAAACCATGATATTTACTTAAGCATGTTAATCCAATTAAAATTCCTAAAACGCTTAAGCGGTAAGTAGGACGATAGTTTGTATTTTTTTTAGGAAAGAATTCACAAGTAGAGCAATATATGGAAGCAGACCAAAAAAATATTAAAGGACTATCAGGTAGTGTTATTGTCCCAAAACCAATTTGAAAAATTGGAACAATTGAAGCAATAATTAGGGTTATCTTAGCTACTCTCCAACTAAACAACTTCATACTAGTCATATACAGTAGAAAAAGGCTCCCTGTATATAAAAGTAACGTTCCAATCCGAAGAGTGAATGGAGAAGTAATACCCGTAAACCAAATACCAAAACCAGTTGTTAAAGCCACAAAGATAGGATGATCGAAAAAGCTCCAATCTAAGTTTCGAGTGTATAGATAATAATATCCTTCGTCATAACCAGGCAATAACCAAAAAGCAATGATTGAACGAAAAAATAAGCCAAA
It contains:
- a CDS encoding ArnT family glycosyltransferase, which encodes MYKKNISSNNQLSIFYILLFGLFFRSIIAFWLLPGYDEGYYYLYTRNLDWSFFDHPIFVALTTGFGIWFTGITSPFTLRIGTLLLYTGSLFLLYMTSMKLFSWRVAKITLIIASIVPIFQIGFGTITLPDSPLIFFWSASIYCSTCEFFPKKNTNYRPTYRLSVLGILIGLTCLSKYHGFVLGFCLFTFCLCNQTYRRAIFSGWCLLGFTFFITALFPLIFWNYQHDWISLKFQLFGRFSPVSKPYNILNTITVFLTNLGLLFPTISIPLWWVTVKTIFTKLFVFINNKTETEDEKYLWKKKLFILWISLPLILGLNILAGKEQILATWPMPGFWGLILLLGFYIEKWQNNSKKVIGRWLKINIVLISCCLLFILVHINTGFLLKESKYSILGGFLSSKADPSTELIDIKQLRKGVSHSPLLLNALHNNDFIFTNAYYLSGLIDLALRPLHPIPVTCFSYDRRGFIFWTDMNQLVKKNALYITLKRFHEMPDLTNEFRSFFEEMSEIGKVDIKRGGVVVETFYFYQAKSLLRPYEASEYSIR